In Dyadobacter sp. NIV53, a single window of DNA contains:
- a CDS encoding TetR/AcrR family transcriptional regulator → MKIDKVKKRDRERTKGKILKAVGEVIEKYGTEKVGVNLIARTAGVNKVLIYRYFESVDGLMEQYVKSGEYTSTTGDEFIENIEPIAIEDRNKAFTQVMLTFLNDLRERKATRDLLRWEIGTGKSMLSDSRNDVGNRLLEKIGELPQFKDTGALMALLTAGIYYLVIAADYRGKLIDVDLNSEEGWKRIEDVIERIIFDLGK, encoded by the coding sequence ATGAAAATCGATAAAGTAAAAAAACGCGATCGTGAGCGCACAAAGGGTAAAATATTAAAGGCTGTTGGTGAAGTTATTGAAAAATACGGAACCGAAAAAGTTGGGGTTAATCTTATTGCACGCACTGCCGGCGTTAACAAAGTATTGATTTACAGATACTTTGAAAGTGTTGACGGTCTTATGGAACAATATGTAAAATCAGGTGAATACACATCAACTACGGGTGACGAATTCATTGAAAATATTGAACCGATAGCAATAGAAGACCGCAACAAGGCATTTACCCAGGTAATGTTAACTTTCCTCAATGATCTGCGTGAAAGAAAAGCCACGCGTGATCTGTTAAGATGGGAAATAGGTACCGGAAAGTCCATGTTATCTGATTCTAGGAATGATGTTGGAAACCGCTTGCTGGAAAAAATAGGTGAACTTCCCCAATTTAAAGATACTGGCGCACTGATGGCACTTCTTACTGCCGGAATATACTATCTGGTTATTGCAGCAGATTACCGGGGGAAATTAATTGATGTTGACCTGAATTCTGAAGAAGGCTGGAAACGTATTGAAGATGTAATAGAACGGATCATTTTTGATTTAGGTAAATAA
- a CDS encoding gliding motility-associated C-terminal domain-containing protein: MRSVLQYLLLTFFFVVLFISFEAKATHVRAGEITARRINTGSASALTYEIKLTAYFDMINGQGAADAQENVTFTIGNVNSTSPGVVLVAPRIKPIVDIGNGTTRNIYIIQYTFPAAQKYRISFEVDNRNNNVLNIGPPPTQNLNFYVSTILEINANFGLNQTPVLLNAPIDLAAVGQRYIHNPGAFDADGDSLSYKMFVPQKSLTNGAGINLEYKDPNLVGAPGQTEAGVSPATFSLNSITGDLIWDAPVTKGYYNVAFIVEEWRDGVLIGQIVRDMQIIVEDADNKRPVLEPLPDLCVEAGTLIRQAVKATDKDGNKLTLTSNGGIYESTLVKPALASFTVANQGALSTVTGQLLWQTGCDHIRLEPYEVLFKVEDGPATGNPAFFRKLADITTLNIRVYGPKPLNLKAVPATDPAGTAYRLTWDPYKCQVSGAKIIIYRSEGCKDIPEDVCITGIPAGSGYTEIARVGVGELTYLDNTGLEAGISYSYRLVVAFPRPGANPNEPGSLVGGGQSVASDESCLNLPTIMPVITHVTVDSTDTAKGVITVRWTRPTSLAGIPAQYRLMRATGQNGSVFTEVIKIPTQLDPKVADTLYVDKNLNTTANAYRYQIEYYTTRAGALALQDVTEPASSVRLEQGAADPARIRLNWSAIVPWSNERTVHRVYREDKARPGTFNRIDDVQVQAGQPFNYTDDGTDRFAADGIVNVTISKELTYCYKVETVGSYNNRQIKPDTLLNFSQIICVSASDTTKPCPPVLSIDPLDCAALNAAPETFCDQATFTNQLTWTYPQLPCDQNLTAYKIYYARYEGDPLTLAGTVTAPPIPLATSFAHEGLSSFAGCYYVTAVNGFGTESAPSNTVCKDNCPMYVLPNVFTPNGDRKNDVFRPFDCPAFVQSLTFRVFNRWGAQVYDTKDVSINWDGKNKSGKELSAGQYYYEAVIYFESASKDAKPTTLKGWVQLMR; the protein is encoded by the coding sequence ATGCGCTCTGTTTTACAATATCTGCTTTTAACTTTCTTTTTTGTGGTCTTGTTCATCAGCTTTGAAGCAAAGGCAACGCACGTTCGTGCGGGTGAAATCACAGCAAGACGAATAAATACCGGATCTGCCAGTGCATTAACATATGAAATAAAGCTGACTGCGTATTTCGATATGATAAATGGCCAGGGAGCAGCCGATGCACAGGAAAATGTGACTTTCACAATTGGTAACGTCAATTCTACCAGTCCGGGTGTTGTTCTGGTAGCACCACGAATTAAACCAATTGTTGATATAGGAAATGGTACCACCAGAAACATTTACATTATTCAGTATACTTTTCCTGCGGCACAGAAATACCGTATCTCGTTTGAAGTGGACAACAGGAACAATAATGTTTTGAACATCGGCCCTCCGCCAACCCAGAATCTAAACTTTTACGTAAGTACCATACTCGAGATCAACGCAAATTTTGGCCTGAACCAGACTCCAGTATTACTCAACGCGCCAATTGACCTAGCGGCTGTTGGCCAGCGCTATATCCATAACCCGGGTGCCTTTGATGCAGACGGTGATAGTTTGTCATACAAAATGTTTGTTCCGCAAAAAAGTCTGACAAACGGAGCAGGTATCAATCTGGAATACAAAGATCCTAATCTGGTTGGAGCTCCCGGCCAGACGGAAGCGGGTGTGAGCCCTGCCACTTTCAGCCTGAATTCTATTACAGGAGATTTGATCTGGGACGCACCTGTAACAAAAGGTTATTATAACGTTGCTTTTATAGTAGAGGAATGGCGTGACGGTGTTCTGATCGGCCAGATCGTGCGCGACATGCAGATCATCGTCGAGGATGCCGACAACAAAAGGCCGGTCCTAGAACCCCTGCCCGACCTGTGTGTCGAGGCCGGCACGCTCATCCGGCAGGCCGTCAAAGCCACCGACAAAGACGGCAACAAGCTCACACTGACCTCCAACGGCGGTATCTATGAAAGCACGCTGGTCAAACCCGCACTGGCCAGCTTTACCGTCGCCAACCAGGGAGCGCTCAGCACCGTCACCGGGCAGCTGCTGTGGCAGACCGGCTGTGACCACATCCGGCTCGAACCCTACGAGGTCCTTTTCAAGGTCGAGGACGGGCCCGCCACCGGCAACCCCGCCTTCTTCCGCAAACTGGCCGATATCACCACCCTGAACATACGCGTCTACGGGCCCAAACCTCTCAACCTCAAAGCCGTGCCCGCCACTGACCCGGCCGGTACTGCTTACAGGCTCACCTGGGACCCCTACAAATGCCAGGTCAGCGGCGCTAAAATTATCATCTACCGCAGTGAAGGCTGCAAGGATATTCCGGAGGATGTCTGCATCACGGGCATCCCCGCCGGCTCGGGCTATACCGAGATCGCACGCGTAGGCGTGGGCGAGCTCACCTACCTGGACAATACAGGGCTGGAAGCAGGCATCTCTTACAGCTACCGGCTCGTGGTCGCTTTCCCTAGGCCCGGTGCCAACCCCAACGAACCCGGCAGCCTGGTCGGCGGCGGACAGAGCGTGGCCTCGGACGAATCCTGCCTGAACCTGCCTACCATCATGCCCGTCATTACCCATGTCACGGTCGATTCCACCGATACGGCCAAAGGCGTCATCACCGTCAGGTGGACTCGCCCCACCTCACTGGCCGGCATACCCGCACAGTACCGGCTCATGAGGGCCACAGGCCAGAACGGGAGCGTTTTTACAGAGGTCATAAAGATCCCCACACAGCTGGACCCCAAAGTAGCCGATACGCTCTATGTGGACAAAAACCTGAACACCACTGCCAATGCCTACCGCTACCAGATCGAATATTATACCACCAGGGCCGGGGCTCTGGCTTTGCAGGACGTCACAGAACCGGCCAGCAGTGTCCGCCTCGAACAGGGTGCCGCAGATCCGGCACGTATCCGCCTGAACTGGTCGGCCATCGTGCCCTGGAGCAACGAACGCACCGTGCACCGTGTCTACCGCGAGGACAAGGCCAGGCCGGGCACTTTCAACCGCATCGACGATGTGCAGGTACAGGCAGGGCAGCCTTTCAATTATACCGACGACGGCACCGACAGGTTTGCAGCCGACGGCATTGTCAATGTCACCATTTCCAAAGAGCTCACCTATTGCTATAAAGTAGAGACCGTGGGCTCCTACAACAACCGGCAGATCAAGCCCGATACCCTGCTGAACTTCTCGCAGATCATCTGTGTGTCGGCCTCCGATACGACCAAGCCCTGCCCCCCCGTGCTCAGCATTGACCCGCTCGACTGTGCCGCGCTCAATGCCGCACCGGAGACGTTCTGTGACCAGGCCACCTTTACCAACCAGCTCACATGGACCTACCCGCAGCTGCCCTGTGACCAGAACCTGACGGCCTACAAAATCTATTATGCACGCTATGAAGGAGACCCGCTCACACTGGCAGGTACCGTCACTGCACCGCCCATACCGCTGGCCACTTCCTTTGCCCATGAAGGCCTGAGCTCATTTGCGGGCTGTTACTACGTGACGGCCGTCAACGGCTTCGGCACCGAAAGCGCCCCCAGCAACACCGTCTGCAAGGACAACTGTCCCATGTATGTGCTGCCCAATGTGTTCACCCCCAACGGGGACCGCAAAAACGACGTGTTCCGCCCTTTTGACTGCCCCGCTTTTGTGCAGTCGCTCACTTTCAGGGTCTTCAACCGCTGGGGAGCACAGGTCTATGACACCAAAGATGTCAGCATCAACTGGGACGGCAAAAACAAGTCCGGCAAGGAGCTCTCCGCAGGGCAATACTACTATGAGGCCGTCATCTACTTTGAATCCGCCAGCAAAGATGCCAAGCCCACCACCCTCAAAGGGTGGGTACAGCTCATGAGGTGA
- a CDS encoding gliding motility-associated C-terminal domain-containing protein — protein MMENRNANILNLKNGIGTDQVNFYVHSSLEINANFGLNQTPVMLNAPIDVAAVGQRYIHNPGAFDADGDSLSYKMFVPQRSPGNGLGIDIPYVDPNQVRPPGQTEAGASPATFSLNPITGDLIWDAPTLKGLYNVAFAVEEWRDGVLIGQIVRDMQIIVEDADNKRPVLEPLPDLCVEAGTLIRQAVKATDKDGNKLTLTSNGGIYESTLVKPALASFTVANQGALSTVTGQLLWQTGCDHIRLEPYEVLFKVEDGPATGNPAFFRKLADITTLNIRVYGPKPLNLKAVPATDPAGTAYRLTWDPYKCQVSGAKIIIYRSEGCKDIPEDVCITGIPAGSGYTEIARVGVGELTYLDNTGLEAGISYSYRLVVAFPRPGANPNEPGSLVGGGQSVASDESCLNLPTIMPVITHVTVDSTDTAKGVITVRWTRPTSLAGIPAQYRLMRATGQNGSVFTEVIKIPTQLDPKVADTLYVDKNLNTTANAYRYQIEYYTTRAGALALQDVTEPASSVRLEQGAADPARIRLNWSAIVPWSNERTVHRVYREDKARPGTFNRIDDVQVQAGQPFNYTDDGTDRFAADGIVNVTISKELTYCYKVETVGSYNNRQIKPDTLLNFSQIICVSASDTTKPCPPVLSIDPLDCAALNAAPETFCDQATFTNQLTWTYPQLPCDQNLTAYKIYYARYEGDPLTLAGTVTAPPIPLATSFAHEGLSSFAGCYYVTAVNGFGTESAPSNTVCKDNCPMYVLPNVFTPNGDRKNDVFRPFDCPAFVQSLTFRVFNRWGAQVYDTKDVSINWDGKNKSGKELSAGQYYYEAVIYFESASKDAKPTTLKGWVQLMR, from the coding sequence ATGATGGAAAACCGGAATGCCAATATCCTGAATTTAAAAAATGGTATTGGAACTGATCAGGTAAATTTCTACGTCCATTCTTCTCTCGAGATCAACGCAAATTTTGGCCTGAACCAGACCCCAGTAATGCTCAACGCACCTATTGACGTTGCCGCTGTTGGCCAGCGCTATATCCATAACCCGGGTGCTTTTGATGCAGACGGTGATAGTTTGTCATACAAAATGTTTGTTCCACAACGAAGTCCGGGAAATGGTCTGGGAATAGATATTCCATACGTTGATCCCAACCAAGTGCGTCCACCCGGTCAAACGGAAGCCGGCGCCAGCCCTGCCACTTTCAGCCTGAACCCTATTACTGGGGACCTGATCTGGGATGCGCCGACGTTAAAAGGATTATATAATGTAGCATTTGCCGTAGAGGAATGGCGTGATGGTGTTCTGATCGGCCAGATCGTGCGCGACATGCAGATCATCGTCGAGGATGCCGACAACAAAAGGCCGGTCCTAGAACCCCTGCCCGACCTGTGTGTCGAGGCCGGCACGCTCATCCGGCAGGCCGTCAAAGCCACCGACAAAGACGGCAACAAGCTCACACTGACCTCCAACGGCGGTATCTATGAAAGCACGCTGGTCAAACCCGCACTGGCCAGCTTTACCGTCGCCAACCAGGGAGCGCTCAGCACCGTCACCGGGCAGCTGCTGTGGCAGACCGGCTGTGACCACATCCGGCTCGAACCCTACGAGGTCCTTTTCAAGGTCGAGGACGGGCCCGCCACCGGCAACCCCGCCTTCTTCCGCAAACTGGCCGATATCACCACCCTGAACATACGCGTCTACGGGCCCAAACCTCTCAACCTCAAAGCCGTGCCCGCCACTGACCCGGCCGGTACTGCTTACAGGCTCACCTGGGACCCCTACAAATGCCAGGTCAGCGGCGCTAAAATTATCATCTACCGCAGTGAAGGCTGCAAGGATATTCCGGAGGATGTCTGCATCACGGGCATCCCCGCCGGCTCGGGCTATACCGAGATCGCACGCGTAGGCGTGGGCGAGCTCACCTACCTGGACAATACAGGGCTGGAAGCAGGCATCTCTTACAGCTACCGGCTCGTGGTCGCTTTCCCTAGGCCCGGTGCCAACCCCAACGAACCCGGCAGCCTGGTCGGCGGCGGACAGAGCGTGGCCTCGGACGAATCCTGCCTGAACCTGCCTACCATCATGCCCGTCATTACCCATGTCACGGTCGATTCCACCGATACGGCCAAAGGCGTCATCACCGTCAGGTGGACTCGCCCCACCTCACTGGCCGGCATACCCGCACAGTACCGGCTCATGAGGGCCACAGGCCAGAACGGGAGCGTTTTTACAGAGGTCATAAAGATCCCCACACAGCTGGACCCCAAAGTAGCCGATACGCTCTATGTGGACAAAAACCTGAACACCACTGCCAATGCCTACCGCTACCAGATCGAATATTATACCACCAGGGCCGGGGCTCTGGCTTTGCAGGACGTCACAGAACCGGCCAGCAGTGTCCGCCTCGAACAGGGTGCCGCAGATCCGGCACGTATCCGCCTGAACTGGTCGGCCATCGTGCCCTGGAGCAACGAACGCACCGTGCACCGTGTCTACCGCGAGGACAAGGCCAGGCCGGGCACTTTCAACCGCATCGACGATGTGCAGGTACAGGCAGGGCAGCCTTTCAATTATACCGACGACGGCACCGACAGGTTTGCAGCCGACGGCATTGTCAATGTCACCATTTCCAAAGAGCTCACCTATTGCTATAAAGTAGAGACCGTGGGCTCCTACAACAACCGGCAGATCAAGCCCGATACCCTGCTGAACTTCTCGCAGATCATCTGTGTGTCGGCCTCCGATACGACCAAGCCCTGCCCCCCCGTGCTCAGCATTGACCCGCTCGACTGTGCCGCGCTCAATGCCGCACCGGAGACGTTCTGTGACCAGGCCACCTTTACCAACCAGCTCACATGGACCTACCCGCAGCTGCCCTGTGACCAGAACCTGACGGCCTACAAAATCTATTATGCACGCTATGAAGGAGACCCGCTCACACTGGCAGGTACCGTCACTGCACCGCCCATACCGCTGGCCACTTCCTTTGCCCATGAAGGCCTGAGCTCATTTGCGGGCTGTTACTACGTGACGGCCGTCAACGGCTTCGGCACCGAAAGCGCCCCCAGCAACACCGTCTGCAAGGACAACTGTCCCATGTATGTGCTGCCCAATGTGTTCACCCCCAACGGGGACCGCAAAAACGACGTGTTCCGCCCTTTTGACTGCCCCGCTTTTGTGCAGTCGCTCACTTTCAGGGTCTTCAACCGCTGGGGAGCACAGGTCTATGACACCAAAGATGTCAGCATCAACTGGGACGGCAAAAACAAGTCCGGCAAGGAGCTCTCCGCAGGGCAATACTACTATGAGGCCGTCATCTACTTTGAATCCGCCAGCAAAGATGCCAAGCCCACCACCCTCAAAGGGTGGGTACAGCTCATGAGGTGA
- the fabD gene encoding ACP S-malonyltransferase produces the protein MKKAYIFPGQGSQFKGMGLDLYQSSDSAKALFEKANDILGFEITKIMFEGTDEELKQTNVTQPAIFIHSVALAKTTTDFTPDMVAGHSLGEFSALVATGALSFEDGLILVTKRADAMQKACEIRPSTMAAILGLDDKTIENICASIQDEIVVPANYNCPGQVVISGTIEGVEKACELLKAAGAKRALILPVGGAFHSPLMEPAREELAAAIYAAHFEAPVCPVYQNVNAKPSTDVTAIRENLISQLTAPVRWTQSVEAMVSDGAGIFIESGPGKVLQGLVKKIANGVELKSI, from the coding sequence ATGAAAAAAGCTTATATATTTCCAGGACAGGGTTCTCAGTTCAAGGGAATGGGACTGGACTTGTATCAATCTTCCGATTCAGCTAAAGCATTGTTTGAAAAAGCCAATGATATTCTCGGCTTTGAAATTACAAAAATCATGTTTGAAGGAACTGATGAAGAACTGAAACAAACGAATGTAACCCAGCCAGCAATTTTTATACATTCAGTGGCTCTTGCCAAGACAACTACTGATTTTACTCCTGACATGGTTGCAGGACATTCTTTGGGTGAATTTTCTGCATTGGTAGCTACCGGAGCCTTGTCTTTTGAGGACGGCCTGATACTTGTTACAAAACGTGCCGATGCCATGCAAAAAGCCTGCGAAATACGGCCATCCACCATGGCAGCAATTCTTGGACTGGATGATAAAACAATAGAAAATATTTGCGCAAGCATTCAAGATGAAATTGTTGTTCCTGCCAATTATAACTGTCCCGGACAAGTTGTAATTTCGGGAACCATTGAAGGCGTGGAAAAAGCATGTGAGTTGCTTAAAGCAGCAGGAGCAAAACGCGCCCTGATCCTTCCGGTTGGCGGCGCATTTCACTCTCCATTGATGGAACCTGCGCGCGAAGAACTTGCGGCAGCAATTTACGCAGCCCATTTTGAAGCTCCTGTTTGCCCTGTTTACCAGAACGTAAACGCCAAGCCATCTACCGATGTAACAGCGATACGGGAAAACCTTATTTCACAGCTTACCGCTCCTGTACGCTGGACTCAGTCTGTGGAAGCAATGGTGTCTGATGGTGCAGGGATTTTCATTGAATCGGGCCCGGGAAAGGTATTGCAGGGGCTTGTGAAAAAGATTGCGAATGGGGTAGAATTAAAAAGTATTTAA
- a CDS encoding succinate dehydrogenase cytochrome b subunit produces the protein MSWFTQTLTSSIGKKLLMALTGLFLITFLIIHAGINAMIFYNDGGETFTEWGHFMGTNPIVRTLEIGLVAGFLIHIIDGLMLWKTNSAARPIKYAVTNPSANSTWYSRSMGLLGTLLLIFLVIHTSHFWIPNRSNQFATGEELNLYQMMLDIFQNPLVVLIYVLGCISLFWHLLHGFKSAFQTLGWNHVKYNGLVSFIGTAYSIIIPVLFALMPISIYFGWVK, from the coding sequence ATGTCGTGGTTTACACAAACGTTAACGAGTTCCATTGGTAAGAAACTCCTGATGGCTCTTACCGGACTATTTCTGATTACTTTCCTGATTATTCATGCCGGAATCAATGCCATGATTTTTTACAATGATGGCGGTGAAACTTTTACTGAGTGGGGACATTTTATGGGTACAAATCCAATTGTCCGTACGCTTGAAATTGGGCTTGTTGCGGGATTTCTTATCCACATTATTGATGGGCTTATGTTGTGGAAAACTAACAGTGCCGCACGACCTATCAAATATGCGGTCACTAATCCGTCGGCCAATAGCACATGGTATTCAAGAAGCATGGGCCTGCTTGGCACATTATTGCTGATCTTCCTGGTCATCCATACATCTCACTTCTGGATTCCAAACCGTTCTAATCAGTTTGCTACGGGAGAGGAGCTTAATTTATATCAAATGATGCTTGATATATTCCAGAATCCGTTGGTCGTCTTGATTTACGTATTGGGTTGCATTTCACTTTTCTGGCATCTTTTGCACGGATTCAAAAGTGCATTTCAAACATTAGGCTGGAATCACGTTAAATACAATGGCCTTGTTTCATTTATCGGAACAGCTTATTCCATTATTATTCCGGTACTTTTTGCACTGATGCCTATCTCTATTTATTTCGGCTGGGTAAAGTAA
- a CDS encoding lipopolysaccharide biosynthesis protein → MSVLKKLASDTATYGISTMLGRFLNYLLVALHTKLFEPEQIAAQGQLYTYAGLALVLYTFGMETAFFRFARQETDRKEYYNLILSAVTIVSLFFSGLLFIFAESAADFIKYPESVSIVRMFAMIMAIDGIVSIPFARLRLEGKGKKFVVLRVANILINIFLNLFSWLSVRIFMLVNI, encoded by the coding sequence ATGAGTGTATTAAAAAAACTGGCCAGTGATACCGCAACTTACGGCATCAGCACCATGCTGGGCCGATTTCTGAATTATTTACTGGTCGCGCTTCATACCAAACTATTTGAACCCGAACAAATTGCGGCTCAGGGCCAATTGTACACTTATGCAGGTCTGGCACTTGTGTTATACACATTTGGCATGGAAACTGCGTTTTTCCGTTTTGCCCGTCAGGAAACCGATAGAAAGGAATATTACAACCTCATCCTGAGTGCTGTTACCATCGTAAGTCTGTTTTTTTCTGGCTTACTTTTCATTTTTGCAGAAAGTGCAGCTGATTTTATCAAATACCCTGAAAGCGTTTCCATAGTCAGGATGTTTGCCATGATCATGGCCATTGACGGCATCGTTTCTATTCCGTTTGCCAGGTTACGACTTGAAGGCAAAGGAAAGAAATTTGTGGTACTGAGGGTAGCAAATATCCTGATCAACATATTTCTTAATCTTTTTTCCTGGTTGTCTGTAAGGATATTTATGCTGGTAAATATCTGA
- a CDS encoding fumarate reductase/succinate dehydrogenase flavoprotein subunit, whose translation MATSSRLDAKIPVGPIETKWSKYKSSVPLVNPANKRNLEIIVVGTGLAGASAAATLAELGYKVKAFCFQDSPRRAHSIAAQGGINAAKNYQNDGDSVYRLFYDTIKGGDYRAREGNVHRLAEVSGNIIDQCVAAGVPFAREYGGLLSNRSFGGTQVQRTFYAAGQTGQQLLLGAYSGLQRQVGMGTVKMYNRHEMLDVVNIDGKCRGIIARNLITGEIERHGGHAVLLCTGGYGNVFYLSTNAMGSNVTAAWKAHKRGAFFGNPCFTQIHPTCIPVSGEHQSKLTLMSESLRNDGRIWVPKAKNDTRPGNEIPEGERDYYLERRYPAFGNLVPRDIASRAAKERCDAGYGVGTSKLAVFLDFAAAVERYGRGEANKNNIANPSKEDITVWGKAVVKEKYGNLFDMYKQITGEDPYEVPMRIYPAVHYTMGGLWVDYNLMTTVPGLYCMGEANFSDHGANRLGASALMQGLADGYFVIPYTIGSYLAKEIGTGKIPTDHPEFVKVEKEVKDRIDTLIKIQGNTSPELFHRRLGKIMWDKCGMARNATGLKEAIVEIRALRREFWSDVKVMGNITEFNPELDKAGRVADFIELGELMCIDALTREESCGGHFREEHQTEEGEALRDDENFMFVSAWEHKAQEEWELHKEELIYDNIKIAQRSYK comes from the coding sequence ATGGCAACTTCATCTCGTCTGGATGCCAAAATACCAGTAGGGCCGATTGAAACTAAATGGAGTAAATACAAATCTTCGGTTCCTCTCGTAAACCCTGCTAATAAACGTAACCTGGAAATAATCGTCGTTGGAACCGGACTTGCCGGTGCTTCGGCAGCCGCTACCTTAGCGGAATTGGGTTATAAAGTGAAAGCATTCTGTTTTCAGGATTCTCCCCGTCGCGCACACTCGATTGCTGCACAAGGTGGTATTAATGCTGCTAAAAATTACCAGAATGATGGTGACTCTGTTTACCGTCTTTTTTATGATACAATTAAGGGAGGTGACTACCGTGCAAGAGAAGGTAATGTTCATCGTCTTGCCGAAGTTTCAGGAAATATCATAGACCAATGCGTTGCTGCCGGTGTTCCTTTTGCACGTGAATATGGTGGTCTGCTTTCTAACCGTTCTTTCGGCGGAACTCAGGTTCAGCGTACATTTTATGCGGCTGGACAAACAGGTCAGCAATTATTACTTGGAGCTTATTCAGGTTTGCAGCGTCAGGTTGGGATGGGTACAGTCAAAATGTACAACCGTCACGAAATGCTTGATGTTGTTAATATCGATGGCAAATGCCGCGGTATTATCGCAAGAAACCTGATCACAGGAGAAATTGAAAGACATGGCGGCCATGCTGTTTTGCTTTGTACTGGTGGATATGGAAACGTATTTTATCTTTCAACAAATGCAATGGGTAGCAATGTAACAGCTGCCTGGAAAGCGCACAAACGTGGTGCATTCTTTGGTAACCCATGTTTTACACAAATTCACCCGACTTGTATTCCCGTTTCAGGAGAGCACCAGTCGAAATTGACTTTGATGTCAGAATCCCTTCGTAATGACGGACGGATTTGGGTGCCAAAAGCGAAAAATGACACGCGTCCCGGAAACGAAATTCCAGAAGGCGAAAGGGATTACTACTTAGAACGCCGTTATCCTGCATTTGGTAACCTGGTTCCCCGTGACATTGCTTCACGTGCGGCAAAAGAGAGATGCGATGCCGGATATGGTGTTGGAACTTCGAAGCTTGCTGTTTTCCTTGATTTTGCTGCCGCGGTTGAGCGGTACGGAAGAGGTGAAGCGAATAAAAATAACATCGCAAATCCTTCAAAAGAAGATATAACAGTTTGGGGAAAAGCAGTCGTAAAAGAAAAATACGGTAACCTTTTCGATATGTATAAGCAAATCACAGGAGAAGATCCTTATGAAGTGCCTATGCGTATTTATCCTGCTGTTCACTACACAATGGGTGGACTTTGGGTTGATTACAATCTGATGACTACTGTTCCTGGTTTGTATTGCATGGGAGAAGCAAATTTTTCCGACCATGGTGCAAACCGTTTGGGTGCCTCTGCATTGATGCAGGGACTTGCGGATGGATATTTTGTAATTCCTTATACGATCGGATCGTATCTGGCGAAAGAAATAGGAACGGGTAAAATTCCAACGGATCACCCGGAATTTGTTAAGGTAGAAAAAGAAGTAAAAGACCGGATCGATACATTGATTAAAATTCAGGGAAACACATCTCCTGAATTGTTCCACCGCCGCCTGGGTAAAATTATGTGGGATAAATGTGGAATGGCAAGAAATGCAACAGGACTTAAAGAAGCAATCGTTGAAATACGTGCGCTTCGTAGAGAGTTCTGGAGCGATGTGAAAGTAATGGGAAATATCACAGAATTTAACCCTGAACTGGATAAAGCCGGCCGTGTTGCTGACTTTATAGAATTAGGAGAATTGATGTGTATTGATGCATTAACGCGTGAGGAATCCTGTGGAGGCCACTTCCGTGAGGAGCATCAGACGGAAGAAGGTGAAGCACTGCGTGACGATGAAAACTTTATGTTTGTTTCTGCATGGGAGCACAAGGCCCAGGAAGAATGGGAATTACATAAAGAAGAGCTGATTTACGATAACATTAAAATTGCCCAAAGAAGTTATAAATAA